From Diospyros lotus cultivar Yz01 chromosome 4, ASM1463336v1, whole genome shotgun sequence, a single genomic window includes:
- the LOC127799018 gene encoding ethylene-responsive transcription factor ERF010-like — MEGATDLCPNRSAGEKRKSRQQDKPYRGIRMRKWGKWVAEIREPNKRTRIWLGSYSSPVAAARAYDTAVFYLRGPTARLNFPEYMAQDDYLRDMSAASIRKKATEVGARVDALETSLRHNGSPDSNSRRGSLKADLNEYPNPESSDEE, encoded by the coding sequence ATGGAAGGAGCCACCGATTTGTGCCCCAACCGAAGCGCCGGTGAGAAGCGCAAGTCGAGGCAGCAAGACAAGCCCTACCGTGGGATAAGGATGCGCAAGTGGGGAAAGTGGGTGGCCGAGATTCGTGAGCCCAACAAGCGCACCAGGATCTGGCTCGGCTCCTACTCCTCCCCCGTGGCGGCGGCGCGCGCCTACGACACCGCCGTGTTCTACCTCCGCGGCCCCACCGCCCGCCTCAACTTCCCTGAATACATGGCCCAGGACGACTACCTTCGCGACATGTCCGCCGCCTCCATCCGTAAGAAGGCCACCGAAGTCGGCGCTAGGGTTGACGCTCTCGAGACCTCTCTCCGCCACAACGGCTCCCCCGACTCCAACTCCCGCCGCGGCTCCCTTAAGGCCGACCTCAACGAGTACCCAAACCCCGAAAGCTCGGACGAGGagtga
- the LOC127800339 gene encoding scopoletin glucosyltransferase-like → MSSKHEQQLHVAFLPYMAPGHMMPMVDIARQFAAHGVQATVITTTANARRLKPAVDRDAHSGNNIRLEILPFPSAKAGLPEGCENLIDTPTPEMTIRLYGAINLLQPQFEALLRDLRPDCIFSDVLFHWTVDVATELGVPRLAFSGSSFFNLSVSYAVEHHEPHKQTEFEREPFLIPSLPDQVTITRSQLPDIVKTRNSFTELFEKLKAAERRSFGMVANSFHALESAYAEYYKQAIGTKAWQVGPVSLFNKDEADKVQRGGKASVSQDSIISWLDSKGSKSVLYICFGSLTRFSKTQLVEIASTLEEVTCPFIWVVPKVLKTKKDWNKEEEWWVPEGFAERMEESWRGMIIKGWAPQMLILEHPAIGGFLTHCGWNSILEGVTAGVPLITWPVIADQFYNEKLVTQALKFGVPVGSEDWKVWATEETPLISREKIKLAVNRVMEGGHEAEEMRNIAVKLGESAKAAVEEGGSSYEELKTLIQDISSYSQK, encoded by the coding sequence ATGAGCTCAAAACATGAGCAACAACTCCATGTGGCTTTTCTACCTTACATGGCGCCAGGCCACATGATGCCTATGGTAGACATCGCTCGCCAATTCGCCGCTCACGGCGTTCAGGCCACCGTAATCACCACCACAGCCAACGCTCGCCGCCTCAAGCCGGCCGTTGATCGCGACGCCCACTCCGGCAACAACATCAGGCTCGAGATCCTCCCCTTCCCGTCGGCCAAAGCTGGCCTTCCCGAAGGCTGCGAGAACCTCATCGACACCCCCACCCCCGAGATGACCATAAGGCTCTACGGCGCCATCAATTTGCTCCAGCCCCAGTTCGAAGCTCTCTTGCGTGATCTCCGCCCGGATTGCATCTTCTCCGACGTTCTATTCCACTGGACCGTCGACGTCGCCACCGAGCTCGGCGTTCCGCGGCTCGCCTTCAGCGGCAGCAGCTTCTTCAACCTCTCCGTGTCCTATGCAGTCGAGCACCACGAGCCCCACAAGCAGACCGAATTTGAGAGAGAGCCATTTCTCATCCCCAGCCTGCCGGACCAAGTTACGATCACGAGATCACAGCTACCGGACATTGTCAAAACCAGAAACAGTTTCACCGAGCTCTTTGAGAAACTAAAGGCGGCTGAAAGGAGGAGCTTCGGAATGGTGGCGAACAGCTTCCACGCCTTGGAGTCTGCTTATGCAGAATACTACAAGCAAGCTATTGGAACAAAGGCGTGGCAAGTAGGTCCAGTGTCCCTGTTCAATAAAGACGAAGCAGACAAGGTTCAAAGAGGGGGAAAGGCCTCTGTCAGCCAAGACAGCATCATCAGTTGGCTGGATTCCAAGGGATCAAAGTCAGTTTTATACATCTGTTTCGGTAGCTTAACCCGATTCAGCAAAACTCAGCTCGTCGAGATAGCCAGCACCCTGGAAGAAGTGACTTGTCCTTTCATCTGGGTCGTGCCTAAAGTCCTAAAAACGAAAAAGGATTGgaacaaggaggaagaatgGTGGGTTCCAGAAGGATTTGCAGAGAGGATGGAGGAGAGCTGGAGAGGAATGATCATAAAGGGCTGGGCgccacagatgctgattctggAGCATCCCGCCATTGGTGGGTTCTTGACGCACTGCGGATGGAACTCCATTCTTGAAGGCGTCACGGCTGGGGTGCCCCTGATCACTTGGCCTGTAATCGCAGACCAGTTTTATAACGAGAAGCTTGTGACGCAGGCGCTGAAATTTGGGGTTCCGGTGGGGAGTGAGGACTGGAAGGTCTGGGCCACAGAGGAGACGCCATTGATAAGCAGAGAGAAGATTAAATTGGCGGTGAATAGGGTGATGGAGGGTGGACACGAGGCCGAGGAGATGAGAAACATAGCGGTGAAGCTTGGGGAATCGGCGAAGGCGGCAGTGGAAGAAGGGGGTTCTTCCTATGAAGAGTTGAAAACCCTCATCCAAGACATCTCCTCATACagccaaaaataa
- the LOC127798997 gene encoding uncharacterized protein LOC127798997: MNGLLPLTVVAAAAIAGVLALIVLLWWCRRSSKQDNDSQQTNNGRAESLQSGVSRLQDTNRLHRRLDINSGRKVNYSVFRRDASSKPLFSWVDHPSLVTDAIENGWSGFAFSDPFGSSPSIRSTRSKLLGACATGDHGREVETSWEIGDGSADYMQKIKFSNTNSSMAVIKTGLPLPGPPLGNSSFPQEAYFEITILSSGEDDNDPFGNGRRTDQGEKTKLIQDSSKRKPNSESLVHVTSGGPGNNKLEELKVAGKEGGEGEAIRFTMGLSRGGHLPTKFPGSYPGSIGFNSDGSVHLNGSKLIMESEKEEWVKTGRVVGCGYNPSQRKVFFTVDAEVAHVINCKSEEFGAPLYPTMAANIIDIQVIVNFGQSAFKYEPANAQRTPNPCFVGPLASSPPLGYEDSKELFSMGRINSQWRNQHAARSTGNKTLDFDEESEADLFEIVLDSSGRSPNTVLK, encoded by the exons ATGAATGGGTTGTTACCGCTCACGGTGGTGGCCGCGGCGGCGATCGCTGGAGTTTTAGCCCTCATCGTGTTGCTCTGGTGGTGTCGCCGTTCATCCAAACAAGACAATGACTCCCAACAAACAAACAACGGGAGAGCCGAGAGTTTACAGTCCGGGGTTTCCAGGCTTCAAGACACGAATCGGCTTCATCGCCGTCTCGATATCAACAGTGGCAGAAAAGTGAATTACTCCGTTTTCCGGCGCGACGCCTCGTCGAAGCCGCTGTTCAGCTGGGTCGATCACCCTTCTCTCGTCACCGACGCAATTGAGAATGGCTGGTCCGGGTTCGCATTTTCCGACCCGTTCGGGTCCTCTCCATCGATACGATCGACCCGGTCGAAGTTGTTGGGTGCTTGCGCGACTGGCGATCACGGAAGAGAAGTGGAGACGAGCTGGGAAATTGGCGATGGATCGGCTGATTACATGCAGAAAATCAAATTCAGCAATACAAATTCTTCTATGGCGGTGATTAAAACGGGTTTGCCTTTGCCAGGTCCTCCGTTGGGAAACTCGTCTTTCCCGCAAGAAGCATACTTCGAGATCACGATCTTGTCCTCTGGGGAAGATGACAACGACCCATTTGGTAACGGAAGGAGAACTGATCAAGGAGAGAAGACGAAGCTCATCCAAGATTCTTCCAAGAGGAAACCAAATTCAGAATCTTTGGTGCATGTGACAAGCGGCGGCCCTGGCAACAATAAATTGGAAGAACTGAAGGTTGCCGGAAAAGAGGGCGGCGAAGGCGAAGCGATTAGGTTTACAATGGGGCTTAGTAGAGGTGGCCATCTTCCAACGAAGTTTCCTGGAAGCTATCCGGGATCAATTGGCTTCAATTCGGATGGTTCTGTACATCTCAACG GAAGCAAACTCATCATGGAATCCGAAAAAGAAGAATGGGTAAAAACAGGCAGAGTGGTTGGCTGTGGCTACAATCCAAGCCAGAGAAAGGTGTTCTTCACAGTGGATGCCGAAGTTGCTCATGTAATCAACTGCAAGTCCGAGGAATTTGGAGCTCCACTCTACCCAACAATGGCGGCAAACATTATCGACATCCAGGTTATAGTTAACTTTGGACAAAGTGCATTCAAATACGAACCTGCAAATGCACAAAGAACTCCCAATCCTTGCTTCGTTGGCCCTCTTGCAAGCTCTCCTCCTCTGGGCTATGAAGACAGCAAAGAGCTTTTCTCCATGGGAAGAATTAATTCTCAGTGGCGGAACCAACACGCCGCCAGAAGTACTGGCAACAAAACCTTGGATTTTGACGAAGAATCTGAGGCtgatttgtttgaaattgtcTTGGATAGTTCTGGAAGGTCCCCAAACACGGTCTTGAAGTga